The Clostridioides difficile genome has a segment encoding these proteins:
- a CDS encoding chemotaxis protein CheA, whose protein sequence is MNYIEPSMRPMLDMFIFETSLLLEQLDEIMIQTEKERVFSDSNINETFRIMHTIKGSASMMGLDNMSALAHSVEDLFYIIRERKIEIIDNDLLFDLVFQALDFIKSDVGKLQSGDCITSDYSSFVKDIEDYVSTLELSSSTKLQDKLSLESTYKKEITNLNFSYKEDSDIVKIVFEQGCMMENVRAFMLTFELQDYCEFLAFYPEDVEKNTDTAEYIKKCGFYIQFIAKDDKNIIYKTIKDNLYVKEYLNVDKDDIYISEEQDNVLEKKLKTNLDINSKDENNFVKEKSALQEILLNEEIDLEQDDLIEENEHLPISKQNIMTVNLEKLDLLQNIVGEIVIMESMVVNSVDSTGIDIDNFNKATRQLNKLTDELQDIVMSMRMVKIAGVFKKMHRIVRDMNKKLEKNVELITIGNETEVDKNVMDNLAEPFMHLIRNAMDHAIEPADERISKGKKEIGTITLSAENLGGEAVISISDDGRGLMKDKILEKAKEQGLLKNQINEYTDDEISSLIMTPGFSTKESITEFSGRGVGMDIVRKSIEKVGGSIGVKSKKDEGTTFTIKIPLTLSIVEGMEFKVGNSMFTLPISSIRSTFKLADLSQVIKDGSGTELITIYGACIPIIRLHKIYDIHTDITELMNGNMIIIENEYKAVCIFVDEIIGTQQVVVKPFPVYFNKFNMKNNGFSGCTILGDGSISLIIDADNIMEIY, encoded by the coding sequence ATGAATTATATTGAACCAAGTATGAGACCAATGTTAGATATGTTTATATTTGAGACAAGTCTATTACTCGAGCAATTAGATGAAATTATGATTCAGACAGAAAAAGAAAGAGTATTTAGCGACAGTAATATTAATGAAACTTTTAGAATTATGCATACAATAAAAGGCTCAGCTTCTATGATGGGTCTAGACAATATGTCTGCTTTAGCACACAGTGTAGAAGACCTATTTTATATTATACGTGAAAGAAAAATAGAGATTATAGATAATGATTTATTGTTTGATTTAGTTTTTCAAGCATTGGATTTTATAAAATCTGATGTTGGGAAACTACAATCAGGAGATTGTATAACTTCTGATTATTCTAGTTTTGTAAAGGATATTGAAGATTATGTAAGTACTTTAGAACTATCAAGTTCTACAAAATTACAAGATAAGTTGAGCTTGGAAAGCACATACAAAAAAGAAATAACTAATTTAAATTTTTCATATAAAGAAGACTCAGACATAGTTAAAATAGTTTTTGAACAAGGTTGTATGATGGAAAATGTAAGAGCTTTTATGCTTACATTTGAATTGCAAGATTACTGTGAATTTCTAGCGTTTTATCCTGAGGATGTAGAAAAGAATACAGATACAGCAGAATATATTAAAAAATGTGGATTTTATATACAATTTATTGCGAAAGATGATAAAAACATAATTTATAAAACAATAAAAGATAACCTATATGTAAAAGAGTATTTAAATGTTGATAAAGATGATATATATATAAGTGAAGAACAGGATAATGTACTAGAGAAAAAGCTAAAAACTAATTTGGATATAAATTCAAAAGATGAAAATAATTTTGTAAAAGAAAAAAGTGCGTTACAAGAAATTCTTTTAAATGAGGAAATTGACCTAGAGCAAGATGACTTAATTGAAGAAAATGAGCATTTGCCAATAAGTAAACAAAATATTATGACTGTAAATTTAGAAAAACTAGATTTACTTCAAAATATAGTTGGAGAAATTGTGATTATGGAATCAATGGTTGTAAATAGTGTAGATTCTACAGGTATTGATATAGACAATTTCAATAAAGCAACAAGACAATTAAATAAGCTTACAGATGAATTGCAGGATATAGTAATGTCAATGCGTATGGTTAAAATTGCAGGTGTATTTAAAAAAATGCATAGAATTGTACGAGATATGAATAAAAAGTTAGAAAAAAATGTTGAGCTAATAACTATAGGAAATGAAACAGAAGTAGATAAAAATGTAATGGATAATTTAGCAGAACCATTTATGCATCTTATAAGAAATGCTATGGACCATGCAATAGAGCCTGCTGATGAACGTATATCTAAAGGTAAAAAAGAAATAGGAACAATAACTTTATCTGCTGAAAATTTAGGCGGAGAAGCGGTCATAAGTATCTCAGATGATGGAAGAGGTCTCATGAAAGATAAGATTTTGGAAAAAGCTAAAGAACAAGGTCTTCTTAAAAATCAAATTAATGAATATACTGATGATGAAATTAGTTCTTTAATTATGACTCCAGGATTTTCTACAAAGGAATCTATAACTGAATTTTCTGGTAGAGGAGTAGGGATGGATATTGTTCGTAAAAGTATTGAAAAAGTTGGTGGTTCAATTGGTGTAAAAAGTAAAAAAGACGAAGGAACAACATTTACTATAAAAATACCATTGACACTTTCTATAGTAGAAGGTATGGAGTTCAAAGTTGGAAACTCGATGTTTACTTTGCCAATATCATCAATAAGAAGTACATTTAAACTTGCAGATTTAAGCCAAGTAATTAAAGATGGTAGTGGAACCGAATTAATTACAATATATGGAGCATGTATTCCTATTATAAGATTACATAAAATATATGATATTCATACAGATATAACTGAATTAATGAATGGAAATATGATAATCATAGAAAATGAGTATAAAGCAGTATGTATTTTTGTGGATGAAATAATAGGAACTCAACAGGTTGTAGTGAAGCCATTTCCAGTTTATTTTAATAAGTTTAATATGAAAAATAATGGCTTTTCAGGATGCACGATACTTGGCGATGGAAGCATAAGTCTGATTATAGATGCAGATAATATTATGGAAATATATTAG
- a CDS encoding protein-glutamate O-methyltransferase CheR: protein MIKLTDEEFKILVNYIKKEYGIDLSKKRVLIEGRLYNTMRERKFSSFSQYMNLLFRDKTGNEAINLINRLSTNHTFFMREHQHFEYMYNHILPFWEENNKLRNLNIWSAGCSSGEEAYSIAMILDDYFGSKKDLWNIKILATDISMNSLEKAKKAIYTESNVDNVPKIWKKKYFIDNKDGTFKVCDKIRKSVFFRPFNLIEDFSYQPFDLIFCRNVMIYFDLKTKEELINKFYDVTKKEGFLFVGHAEIVNRSNTEYNYVKPAVYKR, encoded by the coding sequence ATGATAAAACTGACTGATGAAGAATTTAAAATTCTTGTGAATTATATAAAAAAAGAGTATGGAATTGATTTAAGCAAAAAAAGAGTATTAATTGAAGGACGATTATATAATACAATGAGAGAGAGAAAGTTTAGCTCTTTTAGTCAATATATGAACCTATTATTTAGAGATAAGACAGGAAATGAAGCTATAAACTTAATAAATAGGTTGAGCACAAATCATACATTTTTTATGAGAGAACATCAGCATTTTGAGTATATGTATAATCATATACTTCCCTTTTGGGAAGAAAATAATAAACTCAGAAACTTAAATATATGGAGTGCAGGTTGCTCTAGTGGAGAAGAAGCATATTCAATAGCTATGATTTTAGATGATTATTTTGGGAGTAAGAAAGATTTGTGGAATATTAAAATTTTAGCCACAGATATTTCAATGAATTCACTTGAAAAGGCTAAAAAGGCTATATACACGGAATCAAATGTTGATAATGTTCCGAAAATATGGAAGAAGAAATACTTTATAGATAATAAAGATGGTACATTTAAAGTTTGTGATAAGATTAGAAAAAGTGTGTTTTTTAGGCCATTTAATTTAATTGAAGATTTTTCATATCAACCTTTTGATTTGATTTTTTGTAGAAATGTTATGATTTATTTTGATTTAAAAACAAAAGAAGAACTTATAAATAAATTTTATGATGTAACTAAAAAAGAGGGCTTCTTATTTGTAGGTCATGCAGAGATAGTAAATAGAAGCAATACGGAATACAACTACGTAAAACCTGCTGTTTATAAAAGATAG
- a CDS encoding ornithine cyclodeaminase family protein — protein sequence MLLLKKDDIKKVFTMRDAIEADKEAFRIYCEGKSVTPLRTNIPVPSQDASMLFMPGYVEDLGCAGIKIVSVFPKNAQKGKPVIPATVLLLDGETGEVCAALDGTYITQVRTGAASGAAIDVLAKKDSKIGALIGLGGQGESQLEAMLEARSLDEVRVFSRNKESREKFAKEMNLKLSKYNTKIVAAESSDEAIDNADVIVLATTSKKPVFDGNLVKKGALVSAVGSYLPDMQEMCPTCLTRASKIFFESTDAVLSESGDILIPLEEGKINKADFNGDLGNVINGTISGRENDDEIIVFKSVGIGVQDVVTAKRIYDKAIDNGIGTDWQW from the coding sequence ATGCTACTTTTAAAAAAAGACGACATAAAAAAAGTATTTACTATGAGAGATGCAATTGAGGCTGATAAAGAAGCTTTTAGAATTTATTGTGAAGGGAAAAGTGTAACTCCTTTGAGAACTAATATACCAGTTCCAAGTCAGGATGCTAGTATGTTATTTATGCCAGGATATGTAGAAGACTTAGGGTGCGCAGGAATAAAAATTGTATCTGTATTCCCTAAAAATGCTCAAAAAGGTAAACCAGTAATTCCAGCAACAGTATTATTATTAGATGGGGAAACTGGAGAAGTATGTGCTGCTTTAGATGGTACTTACATAACTCAAGTTCGTACTGGTGCAGCCTCTGGTGCAGCTATAGATGTTTTGGCTAAAAAAGATTCTAAGATAGGAGCTTTAATAGGCTTAGGAGGACAAGGTGAATCGCAACTTGAGGCTATGTTAGAAGCTAGAAGTTTAGATGAAGTAAGAGTTTTTAGTAGAAATAAAGAAAGTAGAGAAAAATTCGCCAAAGAGATGAACTTAAAGCTAAGCAAATATAACACTAAGATAGTTGCAGCTGAGTCATCTGATGAAGCTATAGATAATGCTGATGTAATAGTTTTAGCAACTACATCAAAAAAACCAGTATTTGATGGAAATTTAGTTAAAAAAGGAGCATTAGTAAGTGCTGTAGGTTCATACTTACCAGATATGCAAGAGATGTGTCCAACTTGTTTAACTAGAGCATCTAAGATATTTTTTGAATCAACAGATGCAGTTTTATCAGAATCAGGAGATATATTAATTCCTTTGGAAGAAGGTAAAATAAATAAAGCTGATTTTAATGGTGATTTAGGAAATGTTATAAATGGAACTATTTCTGGAAGAGAAAATGATGATGAAATAATTGTGTTTAAAAGTGTCGGAATAGGTGTACAAGATGTGGTAACAGCAAAAAGAATATACGATAAAGCAATAGATAACGGGATTGGAACAGACTGGCAGTGGTAA
- a CDS encoding BlaI/MecI/CopY family transcriptional regulator: protein MEIKLFDSELKVMEVLWEIGESKAGELVKVLKEETGWNRNTTYTVIKKLVSKGAIERIEPNFVCRPLISKEEIQKHETESLINKMFGGSSEKFLSAFINKENLSSDEITKLKQIVEKLK, encoded by the coding sequence ATGGAAATAAAATTATTTGATTCAGAACTTAAGGTGATGGAAGTTCTATGGGAGATAGGAGAAAGTAAGGCAGGGGAATTAGTAAAAGTTTTAAAGGAAGAGACAGGATGGAATAGAAACACTACGTATACAGTTATAAAAAAATTAGTATCAAAAGGTGCAATAGAAAGAATTGAACCAAACTTTGTTTGTAGACCTTTAATAAGCAAAGAAGAAATTCAAAAACATGAAACAGAAAGCTTAATTAATAAAATGTTTGGGGGGTCTTCAGAGAAATTTCTTTCAGCTTTTATTAATAAAGAAAATCTCTCAAGTGATGAGATTACAAAACTTAAACAGATTGTTGAGAAATTAAAGTGA
- a CDS encoding methyl-accepting chemotaxis protein, protein MKREVKLSKLAIVLLIIIVLAVMAGIFSSISSYKAFEKVEKSINDMNNLRNQSQYIKDTTGEVCDILRRYVFTGEKKDKDVYEKELYGKTRESALNKLEKIGLTKTESSKILEAKEISDSLVPKEQSAINAVESNDKSLAQSIIFSGEYVESQEKMDSLIDEFQEDVVTRSNAEIVEVKKELQSLILRTIFILSLLIILTIIEYIVIKLKIVIPINKVEKHFSRIASGDLRTSIDVEESKSEIGMLVSSVKKMQDMLLNYIDLIDSTLTSIAKGDLRIDIEQEFIGDFKSIKTSLESIINSFNDDFDEINLSAEQVASASEQVAAGAQALSQGATEQASSVEELASTINEISDGIKQCADSASLACEVSDQSALQVGFGSRCMDDMMTSMGEISEKSNEISKIIKTIDEIAFQTNILALNAAVEAARAGQYGRGFAVVADEVRSLAGKSAKAAQNTAILIEEAIKTVENGVKIAEETAKALDLVVNGVEKTTNYINGISSSVHSQEIAITQILSGIEQISIVVQMNSATAEESAAASEEMSAQAQILKELVEKFHLKESEIRKSSWI, encoded by the coding sequence ATGAAAAGAGAAGTAAAGCTTTCCAAGTTGGCAATAGTATTGCTAATTATTATAGTACTAGCTGTTATGGCAGGAATTTTTTCTTCAATTTCATCTTATAAAGCATTTGAGAAAGTGGAAAAAAGTATCAATGACATGAACAATTTGAGAAATCAAAGCCAGTATATAAAAGATACAACAGGAGAAGTTTGTGACATATTAAGAAGGTACGTTTTTACAGGTGAAAAAAAGGATAAAGATGTCTATGAAAAAGAGCTATATGGAAAAACAAGAGAATCTGCTTTAAATAAACTTGAAAAAATTGGTCTTACAAAGACTGAGTCAAGTAAAATTTTGGAAGCTAAAGAGATATCTGATTCTTTGGTACCAAAAGAACAAAGTGCTATAAATGCGGTTGAAAGTAATGATAAGAGCTTAGCTCAAAGTATAATTTTTAGTGGCGAATATGTAGAATCTCAAGAAAAAATGGATTCTTTAATAGATGAATTTCAAGAGGATGTAGTTACTCGTTCAAATGCTGAAATTGTGGAAGTCAAAAAAGAATTACAAAGCTTGATACTAAGAACGATATTTATACTTTCACTATTAATAATATTAACAATAATAGAATATATAGTAATAAAACTAAAAATAGTAATCCCTATCAACAAAGTAGAAAAACACTTTTCAAGAATTGCATCTGGTGATTTAAGAACAAGCATAGATGTTGAAGAAAGTAAGTCTGAAATAGGAATGTTAGTAAGTTCTGTTAAAAAGATGCAAGATATGTTGTTAAATTATATAGACCTCATAGATAGTACATTGACTAGTATTGCAAAAGGGGATTTAAGAATAGACATAGAACAAGAATTTATAGGAGATTTTAAATCAATTAAAACGTCATTAGAAAGTATTATAAATTCTTTTAATGATGATTTCGATGAAATAAATCTATCAGCTGAGCAAGTTGCAAGTGCATCAGAACAAGTAGCAGCAGGGGCACAAGCTCTTTCACAGGGTGCTACTGAACAAGCTAGTTCAGTAGAAGAATTAGCCTCTACAATTAATGAAATATCTGATGGAATTAAGCAATGTGCAGATAGTGCTAGTCTTGCATGTGAAGTATCTGACCAATCAGCTCTACAAGTTGGTTTTGGAAGTAGATGTATGGATGATATGATGACATCAATGGGGGAAATAAGTGAAAAATCAAATGAAATATCAAAAATAATCAAAACTATAGATGAGATAGCCTTCCAAACTAATATTCTTGCATTAAATGCAGCTGTTGAAGCAGCAAGAGCAGGTCAATATGGTAGAGGATTTGCAGTTGTTGCAGATGAAGTTAGGTCTTTGGCTGGAAAAAGTGCTAAAGCAGCTCAGAATACAGCAATTCTTATAGAAGAAGCTATTAAAACAGTGGAAAATGGTGTCAAAATTGCAGAAGAAACTGCAAAAGCATTAGACCTAGTTGTAAATGGTGTGGAAAAAACTACTAATTATATTAATGGAATTTCTTCATCTGTACATAGTCAAGAGATAGCAATTACACAGATTTTATCTGGAATAGAGCAAATTTCAATAGTAGTTCAAATGAACTCTGCAACGGCAGAGGAAAGTGCTGCAGCCTCAGAAGAAATGTCTGCTCAGGCACAAATTTTAAAAGAATTAGTAGAAAAATTTCATCTAAAAGAAAGTGAGATAAGAAAATCATCGTGGATTTAG
- a CDS encoding DUF3298 and DUF4163 domain-containing protein — MKFFKVNTKARVLRYVFVLSLTIIAVLAIKHDYRYNNLGKDALLNLNKDKEAVSVMSNQSLPKDTTNSKQTLSVSTIGSKTIVKNDEYIESTINMPIITNSNKIVERSTNDRIKNDIFEFYNKSYKDAKQYLKDNPDEENKFVANVDFELKKNTDSALSIKVRYYTYSGGAHGYYQDIAYNVDMRTGKFLELMDLFKDNTKYKEVIDEKIKQQITELEKKDKENVGIYNFKGIKENQNFYLQDDNLVIYFDLYDITPYAAGIPEFSINKKLISYMLKSEYLDLFDLK; from the coding sequence ATGAAATTTTTTAAAGTAAATACGAAAGCTAGAGTTTTAAGATATGTGTTTGTTTTATCCTTGACTATAATAGCTGTTTTAGCAATTAAACATGACTATAGATATAATAATTTAGGGAAAGATGCTTTACTTAATCTAAATAAAGATAAAGAAGCTGTAAGTGTTATGAGTAATCAATCATTACCAAAAGATACTACAAATAGTAAACAAACTTTATCAGTAAGCACAATAGGAAGCAAAACAATAGTGAAAAATGATGAATATATAGAGAGTACTATAAATATGCCTATAATAACAAATTCAAATAAGATTGTTGAAAGGTCTACAAATGATAGAATAAAAAATGATATATTTGAATTTTATAATAAATCGTATAAAGATGCAAAACAATACCTTAAAGATAATCCTGATGAAGAAAATAAATTTGTTGCAAATGTAGATTTTGAACTTAAAAAGAATACTGATTCTGCTCTTAGTATAAAGGTAAGGTATTATACTTATAGTGGTGGAGCACATGGATATTATCAAGATATAGCTTATAATGTAGATATGAGAACAGGGAAGTTTTTAGAATTGATGGACTTATTTAAAGATAATACTAAATATAAAGAAGTTATAGATGAAAAAATTAAACAACAAATAACTGAGTTAGAAAAGAAAGATAAAGAAAATGTAGGAATATATAATTTTAAGGGGATAAAAGAAAATCAAAATTTTTATTTGCAGGATGATAATTTAGTTATATACTTTGATTTATATGATATAACTCCATATGCAGCAGGAATACCAGAATTTTCAATAAACAAGAAACTAATAAGCTATATGTTAAAATCTGAGTATCTAGATTTGTTTGATTTGAAATAG
- a CDS encoding DUF975 family protein, translating into MLSRQELKRVSKAQLSGNWGTCAINMAIYIALIVAISFIGLPFEPLTTIIVSIIGFLVAAGFTCMFLKITKDKKVKMGDIFVNGRIYLRSFGLYILESIAVYIYSFIITIIGAFLSIGVLFTSGAIEYLSSNNIGVGTVISTAITLFIVIIVLMLPVYILLLYISQAAFLICEDKDNLGVFKAMGASLDMMKGNVLKLFVLNLSFIGWYILTIFTLGIGLLWLVPYVGVANCNFYRELLKDNPDVEDILLDKEKSYSMY; encoded by the coding sequence ATGTTATCAAGGCAAGAATTAAAAAGAGTATCAAAAGCTCAGTTATCTGGAAACTGGGGAACATGTGCAATCAATATGGCAATATATATTGCACTGATAGTAGCTATATCATTTATAGGATTGCCTTTTGAACCTTTAACTACTATCATAGTATCTATAATAGGTTTTTTAGTTGCAGCAGGATTTACATGCATGTTTTTAAAGATTACTAAAGATAAAAAAGTCAAGATGGGAGATATCTTCGTAAATGGAAGAATTTATTTAAGAAGTTTTGGACTTTATATATTAGAATCAATTGCTGTTTACATTTATTCTTTTATAATCACAATTATAGGAGCCTTTTTGTCAATTGGAGTTTTATTTACTAGTGGAGCAATTGAATATCTATCAAGTAATAATATTGGAGTAGGAACTGTAATCTCTACAGCTATAACTCTATTTATTGTAATAATTGTATTGATGTTGCCTGTTTATATATTGCTATTATACATTTCTCAAGCTGCTTTTTTAATATGTGAAGACAAAGATAATTTAGGCGTATTTAAAGCAATGGGTGCTAGCTTAGATATGATGAAAGGAAATGTACTCAAACTATTTGTATTAAATCTTAGCTTTATAGGATGGTATATATTGACTATATTCACTTTAGGAATAGGTTTGTTATGGTTAGTTCCATATGTAGGAGTTGCTAATTGTAACTTCTATAGAGAATTATTAAAAGATAATCCAGACGTAGAAGATATATTATTAGATAAGGAAAAATCTTATTCTATGTATTAA
- a CDS encoding CheB methylesterase domain-containing protein, producing the protein MENINSIVIAIGASIGGTEAILEIIKDLPKSTPGVVVAQHMPAIFTDMYAQRLNKQCAMNVREAKNNDRVEQGNVLIAPGGYQMKLHLDKDGYYVTCEEGERISGHCPSVDVLFDSVAQVAGKNSIGIILTGMGSDGATGLLKMRERGSFTIGQDKNSCIVYGMPMVAFDRGSVVIQLPLDKISSCLISHLNI; encoded by the coding sequence GTGGAAAATATTAATAGTATAGTAATTGCTATAGGAGCATCTATAGGTGGTACAGAAGCGATACTTGAGATTATAAAAGACTTACCAAAATCTACACCAGGGGTTGTTGTAGCTCAACATATGCCAGCTATATTTACTGACATGTATGCACAACGACTTAATAAGCAGTGTGCTATGAATGTAAGAGAAGCTAAAAATAATGATAGAGTAGAGCAAGGAAATGTACTTATTGCACCTGGTGGATATCAAATGAAATTACATTTAGATAAAGATGGGTATTATGTAACTTGTGAAGAAGGTGAAAGAATAAGTGGACATTGTCCATCTGTAGATGTTTTGTTTGATTCAGTAGCACAAGTAGCAGGTAAAAACTCAATAGGGATAATACTTACAGGAATGGGTTCAGATGGAGCAACTGGGCTTTTGAAAATGAGAGAAAGAGGTTCATTTACAATTGGGCAAGATAAAAATTCTTGCATTGTATATGGAATGCCAATGGTAGCATTTGATAGAGGTTCTGTTGTAATCCAATTACCACTTGATAAAATTTCAAGTTGTTTGATAAGTCATCTTAATATTTGA
- a CDS encoding M56 family metallopeptidase, with amino-acid sequence MFTKLLEMSVTSGVLILIVIFIRACLFKKLPKKVFVLLWLVVLFKLLVPISLNSNFSIYSIIESNFDTQLGNTSAVDYSIKKTNNSISKNNFGDSNALFNLENFTVLEISSILTFGISIIFIMFLCFKYIKMTNLFKTSIHIKNHEFIKKWAYDNKCFRKFFVCISEFTKTPLTTGILKPNIILPKQMDYSNNQTLNFVLTHELVHINRFDNILKLFMLVALAIHWFNPLVWVMFFLLNKDIEFSCDEKVMSIVGEEYRADYATALISLAEEHNAFQITLCNGFGKTKIEERIVNVMKFKKSTYITFLVSAVLICGTSVVFATGNKEIDEIESFSLMENEEGNKNDFSIGSQSLNTEAKKSDSDISVGLSDESNESLGLSTSEIYNNQKISSKVDGQEVYYNMSKYSIVPVDNVSKNIAVTNSIKILTNNKVQYKTSKSN; translated from the coding sequence ATGTTCACTAAATTATTAGAAATGAGTGTTACTTCTGGGGTTTTAATTTTAATTGTTATTTTTATAAGAGCATGTTTGTTTAAAAAATTGCCTAAAAAAGTATTTGTATTATTATGGCTGGTTGTTCTATTTAAACTTTTAGTACCAATAAGTTTAAATTCTAATTTTAGTATTTATAGCATTATTGAGTCAAATTTTGATACTCAATTGGGAAATACATCTGCTGTGGATTATTCAATTAAGAAAACTAATAATTCTATAAGTAAGAACAATTTTGGAGATTCTAATGCTTTATTTAATCTTGAGAATTTTACAGTACTTGAAATCTCAAGTATTTTAACGTTTGGAATTTCTATTATTTTTATTATGTTTTTATGCTTTAAGTATATCAAAATGACTAATCTTTTTAAAACTTCGATACATATAAAAAATCATGAATTTATTAAAAAGTGGGCATATGATAATAAGTGTTTTAGAAAATTTTTTGTTTGTATATCTGAATTTACTAAAACACCTCTTACAACTGGTATTTTAAAACCTAATATTATTTTGCCAAAACAAATGGACTATAGCAATAATCAAACTCTAAACTTTGTCTTAACTCATGAACTGGTTCATATCAATAGGTTTGACAATATATTGAAGTTATTTATGCTTGTAGCTCTTGCTATTCATTGGTTTAATCCTTTGGTTTGGGTAATGTTTTTTCTATTGAATAAAGATATAGAGTTTAGTTGTGATGAAAAGGTAATGAGTATAGTTGGTGAAGAATATAGAGCTGATTATGCAACTGCGCTTATAAGTTTAGCAGAGGAACACAATGCATTTCAAATTACACTTTGTAATGGATTTGGAAAGACAAAGATAGAAGAAAGAATAGTCAATGTTATGAAGTTTAAAAAGTCAACCTATATTACTTTTTTAGTTTCAGCTGTGTTAATTTGTGGAACTAGTGTTGTTTTTGCAACTGGAAATAAAGAAATTGATGAAATTGAATCTTTTAGTCTAATGGAAAATGAGGAAGGTAATAAAAATGACTTTTCAATAGGAAGTCAATCATTAAACACAGAAGCTAAAAAAAGTGATTCAGATATTTCTGTGGGACTATCAGATGAAAGTAATGAAAGCCTTGGTTTAAGTACATCAGAAATATACAACAATCAGAAAATTAGTTCAAAGGTTGATGGTCAAGAAGTATATTATAATATGTCAAAGTATTCAATTGTACCAGTTGATAATGTTTCTAAGAATATAGCTGTAACAAATAGTATAAAGATTTTAACAAATAATAAAGTGCAATATAAAACTTCTAAAAGTAATTAG
- a CDS encoding chemotaxis protein CheW, which yields MSTDEIIKQVLTFYVNDVIYGIELENVIETIRFQPITYVPCLPNYINGVINLRGRIIPVIDMHIRYNLPKVDYNERTCIIITKVDEYQVGIIVDKVVDVITIDNLNLLDTTISDNININKDIKEIVKVGDNSILILDIRKFLIGSM from the coding sequence ATGTCTACAGATGAGATTATTAAACAAGTATTAACATTTTATGTTAATGATGTTATTTATGGAATAGAATTAGAAAATGTAATTGAGACTATAAGGTTTCAACCAATAACATATGTACCATGTCTTCCAAATTATATAAATGGAGTTATTAATTTGAGAGGAAGAATTATACCAGTTATTGATATGCATATTAGATACAATCTTCCTAAAGTTGATTATAATGAGAGAACATGTATAATAATTACAAAAGTTGATGAGTATCAAGTTGGAATTATTGTAGATAAAGTTGTTGATGTCATTACTATAGATAACTTAAACTTACTAGATACAACTATTTCTGACAACATAAATATAAATAAAGATATAAAAGAGATTGTAAAAGTTGGAGATAATTCTATATTAATTTTAGATATTCGAAAGTTTCTAATTGGCAGCATGTAA